From Streptomyces sp. GSL17-111, one genomic window encodes:
- a CDS encoding ribonuclease J codes for MSHPHPELGPPPPLPKGGLRVTPLGGLGEIGRNMTVFEYGGRLLIVDCGVLFPEEEQPGIDLILPDFSSIRNRLDDIDGIVLTHGHEDHIGGVPFLLREKPDIPLIGSKLTLALIEAKLQEHRIRPYTLEVREGERERIGPFDCEFISVNHSIPDALAVAIRTPAGLAVHTGDFKMDQLPLDGRLTDLRAFARLGEEGIDLLLSDSTNAEVPGFVPPERDISQVLHQVFGRARRRIIVASFASHVHRIQQILDAAHEHGRRVAFVGRSMVRNMGIARELGYLKVPAGLVVDVKTLDDLPESEVVLVCTGSQGEPMAALSRMANRDHQIRIVQGDTVILASSLIPGNENAVYRVINGLTRWGANVVHKGNAKVHVSGHSSAGELLYFYNICQPRNLMPVHGEWRHLRANAELGAQTGVPHERCVIAEDGVVVDLHKGKANIVGKVQAGYVYVDGLSVGDVTEAALKDRRILGDEGFISIFVVVDSTSGKITGGPHIQARGSGIDDANFSALTPRLDEALAKAAQDGVAEVHQLQQLVRRTAGKWVSDTYRRRPMILPVVVEV; via the coding sequence TTGAGCCATCCACATCCAGAGCTCGGCCCCCCGCCGCCGCTGCCGAAGGGCGGCCTGCGCGTCACCCCGCTCGGCGGCCTTGGCGAGATCGGCCGCAACATGACCGTGTTCGAGTACGGCGGCCGTCTGCTGATCGTCGACTGCGGCGTCCTGTTCCCCGAGGAGGAGCAGCCGGGTATCGACCTGATCCTGCCGGACTTCAGCTCCATCCGGAACCGCCTCGACGACATCGACGGGATCGTCCTCACCCACGGCCACGAGGACCACATCGGCGGCGTGCCCTTCCTCCTCAGGGAGAAGCCCGACATCCCGCTGATCGGCTCCAAGCTGACCCTCGCCCTGATCGAGGCGAAGCTCCAGGAGCACCGCATCCGCCCGTACACCCTGGAGGTGCGCGAAGGCGAACGGGAGCGGATCGGCCCGTTCGACTGCGAGTTCATCTCCGTCAACCACTCGATCCCCGACGCCCTGGCCGTCGCCATCCGCACGCCGGCCGGCCTGGCCGTGCACACCGGCGACTTCAAGATGGACCAGCTCCCGCTGGACGGCCGCCTCACGGACCTGCGCGCCTTCGCCCGGCTGGGGGAGGAGGGCATCGACCTCCTGCTGTCGGACTCGACGAACGCGGAGGTGCCGGGGTTCGTCCCGCCGGAGCGCGACATCTCGCAGGTGCTGCACCAGGTCTTCGGCCGGGCCAGACGGCGCATCATCGTGGCGAGCTTCGCCAGCCACGTGCACCGCATCCAGCAGATCCTCGACGCCGCACACGAGCACGGCCGTCGGGTGGCCTTCGTGGGCCGTTCGATGGTCCGCAACATGGGCATCGCCCGTGAACTCGGCTACCTGAAGGTGCCGGCCGGGCTGGTCGTGGACGTCAAGACCCTCGACGACCTGCCCGAGAGCGAGGTCGTCCTGGTCTGCACCGGCTCGCAGGGCGAGCCGATGGCCGCGCTGTCCCGCATGGCCAATCGCGATCACCAGATCCGCATCGTGCAGGGCGACACCGTCATCCTGGCCTCGTCCCTCATCCCGGGGAACGAGAACGCCGTCTACCGCGTGATCAACGGGCTCACCCGATGGGGTGCCAACGTGGTGCACAAGGGCAACGCCAAGGTGCACGTCTCCGGCCATTCCTCGGCAGGTGAGCTGCTGTACTTCTACAACATCTGCCAGCCGCGCAACCTGATGCCGGTCCACGGGGAGTGGCGGCACCTACGCGCCAACGCCGAACTGGGCGCCCAGACGGGCGTCCCGCACGAGCGCTGCGTCATCGCGGAGGACGGCGTCGTCGTCGACCTCCACAAGGGCAAGGCCAACATCGTCGGCAAGGTGCAGGCGGGCTACGTCTACGTGGACGGCCTCTCCGTCGGTGACGTCACCGAGGCCGCACTCAAGGACCGGCGGATCCTCGGCGACGAGGGCTTCATCTCCATCTTCGTCGTGGTGGACAGCACCTCCGGCAAGATCACGGGAGGCCCGCACATCCAGGCCCGGGGGTCGGGGATCGACGACGCCAACTTCAGCGCACTGACGCCACGCCTCGACGAGGCCCTGGCCAAGGCCGCTCAGGACGGCGTCGCCGAAGTGCACCAGCTTCAGCAGCTGGTGCGGCGCACGGCCGGCAAGTGGGTGTCCGACACCTACCGGCGTCGGCCGA